In the genome of Thermotoga sp., one region contains:
- a CDS encoding RsmD family RNA methyltransferase — protein MKTGDFFRPTMSSVRSALFNMVNVEGKSFLELFCGSCVVSCEALSRGADRVVCVDRSKRALKICRKNLETIGNSARLVYKDAIDYLKTAREKFDIVFLDPPYENVEVIEKTLQLLPRVMRKEGLAILEKGKRIKIDLSGFEITKRKGYGETELVFLKVKE, from the coding sequence TTGAAAACAGGTGACTTTTTCAGGCCCACCATGTCCTCCGTGAGGAGTGCTCTTTTCAACATGGTGAATGTGGAAGGAAAGAGTTTTCTGGAGCTCTTCTGCGGTAGCTGTGTGGTGAGTTGCGAAGCACTGAGCAGAGGGGCGGACAGGGTTGTATGCGTCGACAGGTCAAAGAGAGCTCTCAAAATATGCAGGAAAAATCTCGAAACGATAGGAAACTCAGCCAGACTGGTTTACAAAGATGCAATAGATTATTTGAAAACGGCCCGTGAGAAGTTCGATATCGTCTTTCTCGATCCTCCTTACGAAAATGTCGAAGTCATCGAAAAGACTCTACAACTACTCCCGCGGGTAATGAGGAAAGAAGGCCTGGCGATTCTCGAAAAGGGCAAAAGAATCAAGATAGATCTTTCCGGTTTTGAGATCACCAAAAGAAAAGGCTACGGTGAAACGGAACTCGTTTTTTTGAAGGTGAAAGAATGA
- a CDS encoding class I SAM-dependent methyltransferase translates to MIIRSWEYYDRIAGKYDPMYETPKWRLYHKLIQSFLSEYLKEPCKVLDLGGGTGRWSLFLQERGFDVTLADPSEEMLKVAERKGVKKLFKARAEDLPFPSHSFDVVMAMGDVLSYVEDKIKAFSEIARVLKPSGLLIATVDNFYAFLQHMIKEEAWERIPRFLKTQTIEVGSTLFSFNSYAFKPEDIKSIEAFDMIDMRGIGVFDYTEDQLKREEGIIFDLEREFSKDRAILWRAEHIFFVLKRKGSL, encoded by the coding sequence ATGATCATAAGATCCTGGGAGTACTACGACAGAATCGCAGGAAAGTACGACCCCATGTACGAGACACCAAAGTGGAGGCTTTACCACAAGTTGATTCAGTCCTTCTTGAGTGAGTATCTGAAGGAACCCTGTAAGGTACTGGATCTTGGTGGGGGTACGGGAAGGTGGAGCTTGTTTCTTCAAGAGAGGGGCTTTGACGTAACTCTAGCTGACCCTTCCGAGGAGATGTTGAAAGTTGCAGAAAGAAAGGGTGTAAAAAAACTTTTCAAAGCGCGTGCGGAAGATCTCCCTTTCCCTTCACACTCCTTTGACGTTGTGATGGCCATGGGGGATGTCTTAAGCTACGTTGAAGATAAAATCAAAGCGTTTTCCGAAATAGCAAGGGTTTTGAAACCTAGTGGCCTTCTGATAGCAACGGTGGACAATTTTTACGCTTTTCTTCAACACATGATAAAAGAAGAGGCTTGGGAGAGAATCCCGCGCTTTTTGAAAACGCAGACCATCGAAGTGGGAAGCACACTCTTTTCTTTCAACTCCTATGCTTTCAAACCGGAAGATATAAAATCTATAGAGGCTTTTGATATGATCGACATGCGTGGAATAGGGGTTTTCGACTACACTGAAGATCAACTGAAGAGGGAGGAAGGCATCATTTTTGATCTGGAGAGGGAATTTTCTAAAGACAGGGCAATTCTGTGGAGAGCAGAGCACATCTTTTTTGTATTAAAAAGAAAAGGGAGCCTATAG